A region of the Chroicocephalus ridibundus chromosome 1, bChrRid1.1, whole genome shotgun sequence genome:
AAATTTGTTAATAGAtgctggaaaaaagacagaaccCCAAATTACTACTACTATAGTTTGTAGAAACAAGTTAGGGCAAAATATTCTAATGGATATATTTAAAGGTAGATCAGCAATATTTGGGAGAATTCAAAAGAATTCAACACTCGAAACTCCTTATCAACTTCATCCAGGTGGCTGGATTACAGAACCTGAGAGAGATCTGCATTTATGAAGTTACACTAAAGGACTACCATCAAAAACAAGATACTAAGCTTTCTTCAGTTAATAGTACTtacaaaagaaacacagcaaaaagtTTTAATGTCAAATTTACTTACTCAGccgaggaaaaaaaacaaaacaaccaaacctcaTTTTCATTAGTTATTAGCAGgtttttttagcaatttttttgccCTTACACTTTAACTTCCTCATGTCCATCCAAAGGTACTATAAGCCAATTCCACTTTTATCCTGATACATAAGAATCATGTAAGGATGTGCAGTGTAGCCAaacttaaaaatgtgaaaataagatAAACACTCTTTAGATTTAACAAGTGGATGAAGCAAAACCAATGCCACTGAGGAAAGagtggaagaggtaaaaaaacatACCAAATCTTTGGTCATTCAGAAACAGCAATGACACCACTGCCATTAAAACTCTATTCCACCACAGAGTAGGAAGGAAGccaagggaggggtggggggacgaCACGACACGGACATGggacccaaccaaaacccaaaaccagaaaTAGAATGCTCTTttacaaaattagtattttaaactCAAACTGGTAActccatttagaaaaataaaaaagcgtCTCATACAGCTTTAGTCAAGGGTTATGCTGCAGAGTTCCTTTGGTTTTACAACACTGGTTTGGATCTTCACTTTAGACCATCATTTATTCAAAGTTTTTTCAGTCACTGTTAGGTGCCTGGAACTCTGTATTTCTTGCAGTGAGAATCTGGCATCCTTGCTTGAATTCCTACCTCGGAAACCTGGGCACCGAACTTCTGGCCCTCTGtaaattgccaaaaaaataagACTTTGAAACTGTAAGAATACATTCAAAGTTTAGCCAATTGCCCTTCCATCTGGCTGCCAACAGTGTTCTATTTAGTGTGCAAATCTCAGTTTCTCCTGCAGTTGGAGCAGTTGCTTCTGCTCAGGCAGCAATGAACCTAGAAACAGGTGCCTCTCCTTCCTTTTGTGGCAGGCGGCTTTGGATACATATTGACCCATCTTCAAGTTTGCCCCCAAGAGATCAAATAGTCACCCAAAGGGTTAATTATGttatattttgtggttttgtgttagCTGTGTCCATATGACATCTATGTATCTATTCTCTTTGattaaaaagtggttttgaatGGCTGTCTAGCATTTGTTTCCACTTGTTCTTTAGTGTGACAGTTCATATCATCCCAGTGATCTGAAAGCAACTTCAAGTTACTTATTGTAACCTTACTGTTGCCTTAGTAGTCCTTTCAGACCAgcttctttctcttattttgctAGTTTTTGAGCAGAAGTTCCTCAGCATGATCCAAAAGAATTTGAAGACCTGTTTGCTGCCTTTTCAGGCACACTGCACATCTAGCTCAGCTGCCAAGATAACACCTTCCTCAACAGCTCAGTTACAGCACTGAAGAAAGTGACATCATGTGAGTAAAAGATAAACCATCAGCCAACTCTGCACTACGAGAATAAAGAGCTGTCACTGTAACAGCATCAcaaaacaaacatggaaaaaaacaatataatctcagataaacattttgcaaaatcctGATCCCATGCATGTTTTCAGCGTATAAGGGGAGAAGACAGTGGTATACATGCAATAGTAAAAAAGAGAGCTGCTCAGCATCATTTGTATCTTGACTAATTAATGAATCTAATCTTCCTTTTACCACATATATTGTATGAAGACCATCTCCAGTGCTGTTACAGCATCAAAACATGGACCCATTACCTTGGCATTTGCCATGGTGTTTATTCTTAATGCTAATGACCTATTCTGACTTGGAGCTTTTGTatacaaagcatttcaaaagatCCACAGTCTCTATCCATTCTAATTCCAGGTGGTTTCCACACAGCTTTAGCAGAATTTCCTCCAAATCTATGTTGTCTAGCATGTTTCTCAAGACTGTCTATTTCTTTGTGTGCACATACATAACATTAAATGCAATGGGGCCCAAACTAGGATTTTCAGAGTACTCACAGTAACAGCTTGAGtcatttttcctcccaaaaaGGAGGTGGAATTTACTGCAGCTCAAACTGTGTGCATGGATAGAGAAATTAAATGTACTGTGCAGCATGCCAAAAAATGACACCAAAAAGAAGTGCTGGGAGTTAATTAGAATCAGAAAAGTAACCTACCCAGCCAAGGCGTATGTTTTTCCTTTAGCATCAGGATCCTGAATTGCATTCATAATTGCCTTTGCTACATCAACCACCTGTGAGGAACAAATTCAGACAATTACCAACAGAAAAAAGGAATGCATGCACACACTCCTCTTTCAGAAGTGATTtacaaggggaaaagaaaaaaaaactaatatacacacacagaggacgTGGGATTGTCTTGTTTTCAATGAAAACTTACATAGACCGGTTGCTTCACTGTTTTTTTGCCCAGAGAAATAAGAGGCACACCACCAAACCAGCGCATGTCTGATAGAAAGACACATACATAGCTTGAGAATAAAATCTGTGAATCCTTTCAGTAAGCAAACAACCAATACCTTTTGCACTACACTGAGTGTGGATCTCTTCTGAAAATTGacttaactttcaaaaaaacaaccaaacaagcaACAGAATTGGGAAGAATGACCATCAAATTTCAGTAGCGCTTATCGCAATGCACATTTAGTTTTCTTATTAACAATCATGGGAAGCCAGTATTTTCTACTGTTTACCTAGAGTGGGTCAGAGATACCTCAGCTTTGCAAGACAGAAACAGATTCCACTCTTCCCTGTCCAACAATGTTGTTGGTGTCATATTAGTCATTGCTGTTTTTTCTGAGACCAGAACAACTCAGGTCATTTTTTTACATTCCAGCATTACcaatttgaaaaaatactttcaggGTTAAGATGACCAGACCTTAGCTCAGAACaatctaaattaaaaaacagTGGTACGCCACCACCCCGGAGGGGTGGGGGAATCAAACAGCAAAGTTTAACTAGATTCAGAAAGAATTCAGTCATGAGATCAAAATTTATTGTTTCCATTACACACCTTCAGCTAACAAAATACGGCTCATTTCTGATCAAAACATACCTCTTTGCCTTTCAAAAGCAAGTCACATTTTCACTCTGTTCTCTCTAGACAAGTGTACAAATCATACATGGCTTTATCATTTCAAGAGTACATACTTGCGTAATGATTGAGAAATCGGTCCTCTCTCCCAAACATCTCAGAGGGCTTCAGAATTATAGCATTTGGAAATTCTTCCCTCACTGCTTTCTCTCCAACAGCCTATCGTTCAATTAAAATGAACACACCCATTAGATCCATTCTGAACAGACTAGAAGAGAATGCCTTTTCAGAACTTAATGCATCCTGACTACAGCACTTTTGATGGTGTAATTAAGAAATTACACCATCAGTAGCACAAAAATTGTTTATATCTGAACCATTTGATCTTTGATATCCTATGCTAAGATAAAGGTCTCACAGAACATCCCAAAAGTCCCATAAACACGTAGGTCATTTCTTCTATTTAAAGTACAATGCAGTCTCTCTAATGAAGTGACACAAATTTAAAATGACAAAGTTCAAAAAGGAAGAAGCCTAACCTAAGTACTCTTGCTTATGTCAGACCAGAGCTTGGAAGCAAGCAGAAGGTTTACATAACTCCTACTACATTATCAGAACACTCCAAGATCTGCTTAAGTACAGCTAGACATTTCAGTGGCAGCTATCTACTTTCCACATGACAGTGGTCGATACAGTAACAGCTATCTATCCTATAGAGTTGTTACACATTGAGAGCTACCAAATTTTAACCctggttttaaaaaatgtttatagtAAAGACAAGGCAGAGTACAGCAAgctcaaataaaacaaaaatagctgaAACTACAACAGTtccattaaaaagagaaaattatatctcctaataaggaaaaaaataataggataccaaaaccagattttcttttttttttttggtacaagaGCAGGTAACAGTCCCACTCCAAAGGCCTGTAATCACGATAATCATCTGTCTTTGCAGCATTCATTGTGGTGTCAACTGCTTACTTTGCGAGGTCATTCCAGCCTTAGATGTTAGACCTGATATCGGATCCCAAACCACCAAGCTAGTTCCTCTTTCTTAATGACAGTAATTTTGGATGCAAAGATATTAAACggcagaaaggaagagttttCAGAAACACAAGATCTATTTCCCTTCAAAGCACATGAAGTACTAAAGAGGATTTCTAGCTGCAATAAGCACAGTAACTCAAAAATtcctcagctgcagaaaacaTTCCATAGTAAATTCATACACTGATTTCCTTCAAACAGATCCAGTtaggggggggatggggggggcgaaGAACAACCAAAAAGTTCACTCTtgtaaaatacattcaaaaaaaagtttcagacttACTTTACTCCTGAGGTATTTGGAAGGACTCTTCATGCTAGCATTCAGGTGAGAGATATGAACGAGTGTTTCCACACCAGCTTCCCTAGTTATCTGCGCAATAGTTTTCGGAATATTTACAAATTCAtcttcaaaactgaaatttctAAAACAAGGCAAAAACCAAATTTTAGAGCAATCAACAGTGGTTGCCCACCAACCAATAGGAATCATTACATACTACTTGAATATATTTCAAAAACCTATCTTGATGCTCTTTGTTAGAAAGTTTCTCTTCATGAGGGACTCTTCATAGAATAAAAACATGAGGCAAGTGAAATGCAACAGTAAGCTTCAATTACAGCAATAGTACTGTCTGCTTTTTCACCAGTTAAGATTAAATCAGCAGGAAAAATCCTCTTGCCCCCTAGTCTGTGACAAACAGGAAACTCTTCCAAGTGAAAACACATTATCTTTTTTAAGAGAAGTGCTGCATCCTGAAATCTTAGCAAAGCTGTCTTTTTACAACACCTGTTTGAAATTTGTCTCAATTACACTACAAAGGAGCTCAAAAATTCTGAGCATCCTAAGTTATGGCAGATGCTAGGCACTGGGAAAGTGGACAAAACCAGAGCAAAGAACTCACAGGTGCCTatgcaaatggaaaattttaCATTGACAGAAGAGTTAGAACCATTTCCTAGCAGCGCTAAGAGACTTCAAGGAGACGCATGCAAAAAGAACACCTCACTTTATAGCATTCAAGGAGCCTAAATTAGGGGGGTTCAACTGTAATCTAGTTTGGCATCTGATCAAGAACAATGCAGAAGTTCCGTCTCCAAGCAGAACTGACACTATAGGCTGGCAACAATCGCAAAATTCTTTACAAATATCCCAAGACTGCAAGAAAGAGAACTGGCTTCTCATGTCTTTATACTGTCCTTGTAAACACCCCGCTCCgtcttttccatttgctttgggTAACAAACATCTTGTCCAAATGcctctctctgtccttatctACTCCCACAGCTCTTCAGATCCCACTGGAGTCTAAAGAAAGCCttaaaaataagaagttattTTTGACCCTTCAGTAACTAATCTGATCCTGGGAACCATCACTCCTGTTCTACTCACAAAAATAGATTTTAGAAACACACAAGAACGAACAACATCCTCCTGTAACTATGGAGTTTTCAAACAACATAGTATACACAGATGAGACTGTACACTAATACTAGGCAAAGGGGAAAGTATTTAATGGcaggctttactttttttttttttactgatctcTACTTCTaatcttactctttttttttttttcccctgcttaagTTTTTCATAGACTTTTGGATGATTACAATGGTTAGTCTGACCTCATGTTTAACAGACCATAGAATTCTATCTCAGGGTTCCAGCCCCACCATCGATATCAACATGGtagataaaataaattataagaacATTTGTGAAATACAGTGGTAAGTTTTCTTAACATGTACCAAAACTCCTCTGCTTTTCAATCTGTTGAAACCAAATGGAGATTtgggatttttaaaatagaatctaACTTTTTCTTGTTGTCATCACACTTCCTTTCAATAACAAAGAAACCCTCTCTTATATAAATCGTACTTTTTTACATTAGTCCAGAAATTTTCAAGGAGGAAGTACATATGAAATATCTATCTGAAAGATAACAAGAGGTTACATTGTCCTTGGTCCAACTGtacagactttcttttcttccctcactCCCACATTATGAAGAAATTTCTTCTAACAGCAACAGACTTTTGAACTGTAATGTTCATAATTTAGTAACAGTGCAAAACAACCCTGACAGATTGGTTTCTACATTTTTACCTATACCCCAAACTCTGAAGAAGATATAGAAAGAACTAAAAACCTCGTCAGATGCACAAGACCAAAATAAATTTAGATTGGGTAAGCTCTTCCCCAGTTAAACTACATTATAGACTCCAACAGTGGGACAAGGAGCTAAGCGACTATCGGAAAAAGTACCTCTACAAATTTGAATGCAAAATCAAAGTGTCTCTCAGAAGTTATGTATGATATTTGACTAGACAATATTTGACTAGACAAGAAACAGCTGAAATAGGTGCTTGCCAACAGACATactattttaggaaaaataattgtACAATTTGAGAATACAACACCAAATGGCTgctcacaaaaaaagaacaacaaaggCGTTAGGCTTGTAAATGCAGATGAAACCGATATCTACGTTTGTTTCTGTCTATTACGATAGCAAAATTATGTACCATATAAAGGCAAATCACACAACTAATGAGTTTTTGTCTGGAAGTTCTGCACAAGGCTTTAAATAAAGAGGACAGAAGTGCAcacacgtaaaaaaaaaaaaaggctattacaGGTATTGTAACCAAAAATAAGTAAGgcattttttaaatagatttcaaAAAGGAACTATTTTTAACAATTATTACCAAAAAATGCTTATGTAGCTGTTAGTGTCTATGCCAAAATTCTATCAAGGAATGATGTTATTAATCATAATCTTAGGGATTCTCCATTAGCTATTCCTGTTTATTAACATCTACCAGAGAACAGGAAAAGCTTGATTACAGCTTATTCTAGTAGGCCACAATTTATCACTATGCCGAAATGACACGATGAAAGCCCACTTCTGTAACAACACAAATAGGAGCTCACAGAAACTGGTGAGCCTCTGTCAGCTATAGGAAGGCACCCACAAACATCTTTCAGATGTATGAAAACAGTACACTGAACtctctgacagaaaaaaagctgtagacTAGAAAATTATAGAAAGAATGCGCTTTTCAAGAGCAGATCACAACCAGGATTCCAGTTAACCATTTAAAGAAAGGGAAGAACTTTTATATGCAaaattcagttctgcttttttgtaGAAGCCAAGAATAATGTCAGTGTCACTGCATATTGCATGCATGCTGTAAAATACAGCTACAATGTCCAATACCTGGTACAAAACTATAATCTATCTATatagggagggggaaaaaaaaggaaaattactttgtttcCCATTCCTTTCCAACAAGATTAATGACCACATTGCTGTGTTCCACGGCTCTTCGGATAGAGTCTTTGTCCTTAGAGTCCCACTCCTGTAACCAGAGCATCAAATGGGAAAAAGATGAGATAATGTGTAAATAGGCATAATCAAAGAAAGATCTTTCACACCATTTCCATTTAGAGGCTAAACAATAGCTGAAGTTCTGACTTTGAGAATGATTAACAGACTTCCTTGTATAGCGATGGTATTGTATTTGATCTAAAGCCAAAGCAAAAGACTTACTAAGAAGAGAAGTTGCCCCAGGTCACCCATCGGTCGCAGATACATGAGGTCATACTGATCACAGCGATAGGGTATGATTACTTGAGATCCAATGCGACCTAAGCattcaaaaaaaacaaagtttcatTTATCTCAAACTACTACTTAACTTTAAGTAGATGAACTTCTGAATatacaaaacttctttttttccctggcagtAAAGCACAACAAATACACATAGATATTTTGAATAGTTATCTGCAAAGCTAAAAGTAGCACAGAAGTAAGTTTTTGAACCAACAACACTGGATACAGCAAGGACATACTTGAATATTTGAGCTTGTAAGACAAACAATATAAGCTCGttaacaaacaacaacaaaaaaagtcacagTGTGTGCTATAAAATAGTCTAATACCTAAAAACGTGTCACATCTAaggatatttgcattttttttaaagttgcagggagagaaggaaaaaaaaaaaagcaagaattatcTTCTGAAACTCAAATTCAAAAGGGCAATTCTAAAGAATTCCAACCAAATTCCTGCAAACATTTTAGTGAAATGTCCTAATTAAGCTAAAACTAGAAGAATCAAATAAGTGCTGTACCTCTCCTAAGATATGCATTTTACAGACTGGAAAAACAGTACTTGAAGGAGAATGacttattttaattactttaatcATGTTCTAAAGCTTCTAAATTTCCTAGATTAAAACAGTTTTACTAATTGTCACATCTTGGCACTTTAGCATTATGAAAGTATCactcaaaatatttcttcacttttaAGATACAAGATGCCAAAGATTTCTAGATAATCCTGCAACCTGAAAAAAACCTAAGAGTTTTGTTAAACGCTTAACTTTTTTAATTAGTGCTCCTAGGGAACGTTACCTAAACGGTTGACAACATATCGTCCCAGGAAACCTGTAGCCCCAAAGACAGTGGCCACAATGCCACTAACAGAGGATCGTCCACTTCTTCCACGAGGGATTACCGCATGATGAACTTGGCGGTGCTGATGCAACACAGATGGTGCTGCAGCTAACACAGAAATGCCAGGGCCTACAACACAAAACAGGAGAGAGCATGTGATACAAGCTAAAATTTACAGTGTCAAACCCTAGTTGAtgctatttttcatattaaagatacattttctctcttctccctcagcaAAATTTCCCATGTCAAGACTCCTGCCAGGCTATTTTGGAAATATCTGGACAGGCCAGAGGACAGTAGGCTTGATggagctggttttttttgtttggttggttgggtttttttgtgtgtgtatggttggactcgatgatctcaaaggtcctttccaaccatgaagattctatgattctatggtaaaaGTCAAAGACTTTATTCtaagacagaaaaggagcagacTAAGGTTATCAGTTCCTAAAGCGCAACTAAAGCTTAACTGTCTAGCATTAGTCCTTGATGTATAAGGTGAAGCACAGAGGTTAAGCAAATAAAGAATACTTGCTACAGGTCTTACAGGCAGGTCCCACCCAAGTACATCCATATCCTGCTTCCAGGTCTGGGAACTGCAGGACGAAGACCTTAGAATCACTCCAGGTGCAGTTAACCATGAAAGTTCTACCATGAGGTAGAAAGTTAACCAAACTTTCTACCTCAGTCTAAATATAGCAGACTCAAATGTTGGAGGAGCAGCGATCCCCCTATATCATAGCCCTGGAGTGAAGGGAAATGAAGAGAGGCAAAGAGCCAGATCCATGATGCACAAAATATTGCCTCAAAGCTGTTCCTTTTTGAAAGGAGCTATGAAAAGCTGAAAGCCATGGAAACAGAAGATCAGTAAGATATTCGCATATATTGACAAGGTAGCTCCAATAGGGAGTTTGAGGAGAAGAAACACGCCCTCTCCAACAAAGTTAGCCAAAAGCAGGAAATAAAGTGCTTGTAAGAGATTTTTGAAATTAGAAGTATTCAACACCACTACGTGTCCATGCtcataaaaagaaaggaacagatgAGATGTAGAGTGCATTAACACATTACAGACACATGGTTGTTGACAAGAGCAAATTATAAGAGCTGTCATTGGAAAACTAGCTTGAGAATGTTATAGAAAACCAGTAACTGACCTTCCAACTTTCAGTGAGTCATGGCCATAAGCATTTTCTAGATAAGAATAAGCAAGTTTCATCTTCCCCATATAAAACTAAGTAGCAAGAATCATAATGTAAACAAGACTAGCATTTGATATCAGAATGACGGATGCAttgggaaacaacaacaaaataatctcACTTGTACACTAAAGCAGTCCGTTTTATCCTGATATGGTTAGGTATTACCAGTTACACAGTGGCACTGATGTAGCCGTGATGTTAAGAAGACAGAAAGGACAGGGCATGTTTGGTCATAAATTCAATTTTGTTAGAATTCAAACCAGAAAATCCAGGAAGATTTTAGTGCCCAAAGGAAGTGTTTCTCTACCCAGAAGTTTGTCTACCCCTCCTCTCTCCATACCAAAGTGTAATAATAAAAGATACCAAATCTCCAATTTTGTCCTGAAAGGTAGTTTGACACTCACTTCACTAAATAAAGCAATTGCACGCATACTTGCGCTCATCAAACTAATGTACTGTGCCTAGAAACTATACTCCAATTGGCTGATAGAAAAAGGACAAGATAAGATATTACCTATCTTCAAGTAGTTATATGACTTCCTAAAAAGCAACTCTCCTACAAAATAGGTCCAAGCTCAGGAACCAAGCATGAACTGGTCCAAGCTCAGAAACTGGGCATGGCATTTGTCTTAAAGTAGCAGATATGTAGGGCCTCTCCATTACTGAAGCCAAGACCATGAGACTAActaagagaaagaaggaaaatacaacCTATGATAAGCATCCatcaaaaaaaccaccaaaaaaaaaaagtcaccaaaaccacccaaaaaatccccccaaaccctgTTCCATTTGTCAAAGATCTGCTGGAGTTTACAGAAGTACACACTGCTGAGGCACCCAATTAATGTCTAAAAACCTGGCATGCAGTTTTAAAAGTGAGACAATATGTTCATATTAAAGTTACTCACTAAAACTTACAACACTTCAAACTGAAGTTTTAAAGAATATGCCAACTGCTCACTGCCATATTTACCACCTATCTTCACTCTCTGCTTTTCCCATCATCCAGTTAATTTAACATTGCCCTCTAAAATCTCTGTGTACACTTCTGCGGAATTACAGCGGAGGTGAAGATAGTAATTTCAATGGATTTTTAATACAGGATGTCTTAAAACACATTACCACACTATCCTTCCAATGTTATCGACAGAGACTACAACAAACACACAGCCTATTCCCTAGGTTTTTACATTCAAAACTCTTGGAGAggagggctgctttttttttcctttattcttttaaattacaATAGAACAAACTTGCAAATGAAATCAGGAGTGTACACTGAATACTCTATGCAGAATAAGGCTGGTAGCTATGTAATGGGTACCCGGAGAATGGAGATTAACCAAACTCAGTATGAGTGAAAGCATAAAGGATAACACTGAGGGAGACGGTTGGATAAACTTGTTACCTTGATTTGTGTTCTAATAAATAAGGTTTtgttatttactttatttttcaggaCTGGGTTCTTTATAACCAGCAGGATTCCTTCAAGTATGCAAAAAAGCTACATGGTATGCTGAGATGGTGAAAGAGAAAGCTTGATGACCCATACTCCTTCTCAGTACTTTGTTTATATAGAATTCTCTTTCTAAaggtttgtaaaaaaaaccaaacaaaaaaccaaaaaaacccccccaaaaccccaaaaaactacaCAATATCCATATTTACAGAATTAACACTATTTCTATTACTTTTAGATAGGAACATTTCAATCCTTATAATGTAAAGCCTAAAAGCAACAAGATTTTAGTCCACGGTGAGTACCTGTTGAAAAAAGTATTATTAGATTAACACATGTAAAACAAGACAAGTaagttaatctgaaaaaaattctaCATGTCCTTCAACTGCTTCATGGCTTTTTTGGTGTTATTTCTCAAAAAATTATTGATTACACTCTTCAGGATGCTGTAACTGTCACACTAACAAATAACATCCAATTACTGTCTTATATTCTCCCACCTGTGAGTATACACCTGTTACTGCTTGCCTTATGCTGTAAGGTCTTTATGGGtgtacatcttttctttttccataactGTACAATATCTGTCACAATATATCACCATCTATGGCTAGATGCCCAATGCCTACTGTATTACCAAAAAAAGTTGAGTTTTAAGTATCCTTAAAACCACGAGACCCAAGGTACCCAGGCTAGAGAGATCCTCACCATGATTCACAACCAGTACAGGACCTTCCACATGGCATGGAGCCGTCATAACACAACCCTTATTAACTCCAGACTACATAACTTAATAGAGCCATACAGCTTTCACAGCCCATGTTAATATCTCTAGACTGAGTGGCACTGCTTAAAACCCTGTGCTTCTGTGTAACACAGACTTGCTCAGAGCTCCTTTCTGCAGGGCAGTAAGATTTCATCTTCTCCACTAACCAGAGTCTGCTTATCATTGGAAATTTACTTCTACAATCCGTATCTGAAGCAGTTTAAAAACACTGATTTGAATTAAATATCCACAATAAACCAGAACCATCTTCTTGAAAAGACACACTGCTCCCATTAAAAGTGTGTTAAATTCCTTCCTCACCTTTATAAGCCAACAAACCCTGTTTGCCATCTCCCCACTTACTCAACAGAGGAGCACATACGGCACCAATTTATCTAAAAAATCGGTTCTGTTTTGGCAGCAAAGGCCCAAATACAAGctttaaatacaattttggtGCTTCAGCATGCTTACAGACCATGGCCAGTATGTCAAGGTCGCCCAAGAAATCGTAAAAGGAATCCAAACGTTTAGCCTGCAGGACAGCACTTCCCTTGGTGAGATTTTAACGGTCCCAGTGAGACAA
Encoded here:
- the NDUFA9 gene encoding NADH dehydrogenase [ubiquinone] 1 alpha subcomplex subunit 9, mitochondrial — its product is MAAVARCSWAPRGLLLPRAGPGISVLAAAPSVLHQHRQVHHAVIPRGRSGRSSVSGIVATVFGATGFLGRYVVNRLGRIGSQVIIPYRCDQYDLMYLRPMGDLGQLLFLEWDSKDKDSIRRAVEHSNVVINLVGKEWETKNFSFEDEFVNIPKTIAQITREAGVETLVHISHLNASMKSPSKYLRSKAVGEKAVREEFPNAIILKPSEMFGREDRFLNHYANMRWFGGVPLISLGKKTVKQPVYVVDVAKAIMNAIQDPDAKGKTYALAGPKRYLLYDMVEYIYAVSFRTFLPYPLPRPLYHLVARFFEINPFEPWLTRDKVDRFHTTDMKFPDLPGLEDLGIQPTSLEQKAIEVLRRHRRYRWLDAELEEAKPAKTYPM